CCAGTCGGCCGGCGCCGTGACCATCAACGCCACCCAGCGCATCGACAACAGCGTGGTGCGTGCTTACCAGGCCGGCGCGGGTAGCCTCCAGGGGCGCGGTAACGCCAACGCCGACCCACGCCAGGCCCAGACCCAGGTGCGCGCGCTCAATCCGCAACTGCCACCGGACCTGGCCCAACGCCAGGTCAATCCGGTCACGCTGCCGAGCTTCAGCTTGCCCCAAGGCAGCAATGGCCTGTTCCGCATCAGCAGCCAGGCCGGGCAGTCCGCGGCCAGCGCCGGCGCCCTGGCGGCGGTTGGTGATCGCACCCAGGCCGGCAGCGGCATCTTCATCGCCCCGCTGGCGGGGGCCGCCAGCGCCGACGGCAGCCAAGCGCAACCCCTCGCAGTCGACGGCACGACTGCGGCGCCGGGCGCACAAGGCAATGCCGGTGTCGGGCTGACGGGCCTGGCCAGTGGTGTGCGCCTGGTCCAGGGCGTGCCCGAGCGCAGCGCGCCGAGCGTCGCCCACAAGTACCTGGTGGAAACCAACCCGGTGCTGACCGACCTCAAGCAGTTCCTCAGTTCCGACTACCTGCTGGGCGAGCTCGACGTCAAGCCGGACCAGGCCATCAAGCGCCTCGGCGACGGCCTGTACGAGCAGCGCCTGATCCGCGAGGCCGTGGTCGCGCGCACCGGCCAGCGCTTCATCGACGGCATGACCAGCGATGAAACCCTGTTCCGCTACCTGATGGACAACGCCATCGCCAGCAAGGACCAGTTGTCGCTGCGCGTGGGCGTGTCGCTCAGCGCCGAGCAGGTGGCGGCGCTGACCCACGACATCGTGTGGATGGAAGAGGTGGAGGTCAACGGCGAGAAAGTCCTCGCCCCGGTGCTGTACCTGGCCCACGCCAACGGCCGCCTGGCGCCCAATGGCGCGCTGATCCAGGGCCGCGACGTCAACCTCATCAGCGGTGGCGAGCTGGTCAACGTCGGCACCCTGCGCGCCACCAACAACCTTGCCGTCAGCGCCACCCACATCGGCAACAGCGGGCTGATGGAGGCCGGCGGTCGCCTGGACATGCTGGCCACCGACTCGATCCGCAACGCCCAGGGCGGCGTCATCGCTGGCCGCGAGGTGAGCCTGACCGCGCTGACCGGCGATGTGATCAACGAACGCAGCGTCACCCGCCTGGAAGGCCGCGCCGGTGGCGAGCACGTGACCAAGGACCTGGTCGATGCCGCCGCGCGCATCGAGGCGGCGAACGACCTGACGATCACGGCTGGGCGGGATATTGGTAATGTCGGCGGCACGATCAAGGCTGGCCGCAACATCGAACTGGATGCCGGCCGTGACCTGTACATCGCCAGCCAGGAAGGGATCGACAGCCACGAGTATCAACGTCGCCGTGTCAGCGGCTACGACACCGCGATCACCCAATACGGCAGTGAGGTGACGGCCGGAGGCAACCTCACCGCTACTGCCGGCCAGGATCTGAGCATCGTCGCCAGTGAGATCGAGGCTCGCCGCGACCTGGCCCTGCAGGCCGGCCGTGATGTGACGCTGGCCGCCGCAGCCAACGAGGAGCACAGCTACTCGAAAGGCAAGAAAGGCAATACCAAAACCACCCGCCAGGAAGATGAAGTCGAGCAGCAGTCCGCCGTGGTGAAGGCCGGTGGCGACCTGAACATCGATGCCGGGCGCGACCTGCGCCTGGTGGCGAGCAAGGCCAGTGCCGGCGACGAAGCCTACCTGGTGGCAGGTGACAAGCTGGAACTGCTGGCCGCCAATGACAGCCAGTACTCGCTGTACGACATGAGCAAGAAGGGTGGCTGGGGCAGCAAGCAGACTCAGCGCGACGAAGTGACCGACGTCAAAGCAATTGGCAGTGAGGTTACCAGCGGTGGCGACCTTACCCTCAAGAGTGGCGGCGACCAGTTGTACCAAGGGGCGAAGCTGGCCTCTGGAAATGACCTGACCCTTGATAGCGGTGGCTCGGTGACCTTCGAGGCGGTCAAAGACATGCATCAGGAGAGTCACGAGAAGTCCAAGTCCAATGCTGGTTGGTTCAGCATGCAGGGCAAGGGCAGCACTGATGAAACTGTGCGTCAAAGCGAGTTGGCGGCCAAAGGCGATCTGGTGATCAATGCCGTTGGCAAGATTCATGTGGATGTACGCCAGGTCAATCAGCAGACGGTGAGTGAATCCATCGATGCCATGGTCAAGGCCGATCCGAAGCTGGCCTGGCTCAAGCAGGTAGAAGCCCAGGGCGGTGTGGACTGGCGTCAGGTCAAAGAAATCCACGACTCGTTCAAGTACAGCAATTCGGGGCTGGGACCGGCTGCCCAACTGGTCATCGCGATTGTCATGGCGGCAGTAGTGGGGCCTGCGGCTGCAGCCTGGGCAGGCGGTGGTGCCACGGGGGCCGCCGTAGGGGCCATTGCCACAGGTGCCTCGACCAACGCTTCGGTAAGCGTCGTTAACAACCGAGGCAATCTCGGGGCGGTGTTCAAGGATGTGACATCGTCCGAGGCAATGAAGGGTTATGTCATCTCTGGTGTGACAGCTGGGTTGACGGCTGCTTACTTCGATGGTTGGACAGGCACCAAAACCGATGTTGCCACAGGCAAAGTCATTGGACCGAAACTCTACACCCTTAAAGGCATAGGTCAGTTCGCGGCCAATCAAACGCTGCAGAACGGCACATCCATGTTGCTGGGCAAGGCGCTTGGACAGGGTGGCAGTGCCAGCGATGCACTGAAAGGGGCGCTGTTCAATACCCTGGCTGCGGCCAGCTTCAACGCGGTTGGCGACTACACGCATCAATTCGGTATCGAGAACGGTAGCCTATCCAAGATCGCGATCCATGCGATGGTCGGAGGCTTGCTCTCCAAGGCTACGGGAGGCGATTTCAAGACTGGTGCGTTGGCGGCAGGTGCCAACGAGGCGTTGGTTGTACAGCTCGACAAGCTCGCTGGTGGCAACGAAAGCTTGTTGACCATGAGTTCGCAGATCGTCGGTGTGCTGGCTGCGGCCAGTCAGCAGGATGCCGATGCCGCCTCAATGAACAAGGCAGCGTGGGTCGCAAAAAATGGCACACAGTACAATTTCCTGGGTGACCATTCGGCCAAGCAACGCGACGAGGCACGCGACAACTTCCGCAAGGAAGGCGGGCTGAATGCTGCACGTGAGCTGGTCAAGCTTGAGGGTGCAGACCAGCGCAGTGACAAGTTGCTGGAAGTGTACAAGCGTGATCCGTCGTTACTTTCAAAGGATGATCTGGTCGAACTCACCGCTTACCTGCAGGTGTATGCCTTCGAAAGAATGAATGCCAAAGGCCCGGCCGCTGCCCAGGCCAGTCTGACCAGCCTGCTCGGCGGTGAACAGGTTCAGGGATATGGCTATCCTTATGCGGGCAGCAGTCAGGACAAGCTCGCCTGGGCCGATGCGCAGCGCAGTCAAATGGGGTTTGTTGAAAACCTGGCGTGGACGCGCGACCGCAGTGGTGACGAGCAGACCTATCTGGATGCCAAGGGTACTCTGCGTATCGGGGACGAGCAGCAAGGGCTGGCCAATCTTGGCGATCCGGCCATCTACTTCCTGACGGGGTCCATCGGCAGCACAATCAGGGCTGTTGCTGCGACTAACGGGGCGCTGCAATTTACCCAGGGTACCAAGCAGGCATTCGAAGGGGATGGTTGGAATGCTGCTGGTAATCTGGTTGCTGGTTTGCTGGGTATGGCCACGCTGGGGGCTGGTGTCAAGGGCGGGGCAGGGTCTGTCGTAACAAGTGACCCTGGTTCAATCAAGCCAGTGGTTTCGAGTACAACCAGGAAAGACCCGGTCCCACCGGTGCAACCGAATACGGGGAAATACCTGGAGGATTTCACTCCTTCACCAACCCCAATGGAATTGCTTCAGCAGCAAGCAGGAGCGCAATTCAGCACGGCCTACATCCGCTTTGACCACATTCTCGATGGCGGAGTAAACACGTTGAGGAGCGGTGAGCGAGTAGGAACCGGAGGGCATTATTTAAGGTCTCCTAATGTAACGGTTACCCGTATCACTGGCGAGGCGGATGAATTTGGGGTTTCAAAAGGGTATGTTTCGATACGTGACCCTCAGACGAACAGTTGGGCAAACAAAAAAGCTGAGACGACATTCTTCCCTGAATCTTGGAGCAAGCGGCAAGTGCAAACAGAAATTGAGGGCGCGTTTAGAAACTCAACACCGATCGCGGGTAGTGAGCGCTGGCGTGGGATCTCACCTAGCGGTGTAAGAATAGAGGGCTATTACGGTAAGCCCGATGGCACCGGGGCAACAGCATGGCCTGTGTGCGGGAAAGATAGAAAGTTATGAATGTAGGTATTATTTATCCGAGTTGGTCGAGCTTTGGTTTTTATGATCTGTCGGCCAATGAGCCTGATGCCAAGGTTAAAAATGAGCGACCTCCTTTCGGTGTGCGTGAGATTGTGGGGTGGTTGAGTGATGACGTCAGTGGGAGTGCCAGTGCAAAAGCACTGATCACTCGGCTAGCGGCGTGTGAGCTTCGTGGTCAACCTGAGTACTTGGGGTTCGGTAATGCACACCATATGGCATATGCGGCAGGTCATTTCTATCTGGAGTGTGAATACAGCGAGGGACATCAGGTGTTAATGACCCTTGAGCAAGCCGTTTCCGTATTGAACGAGTATGTGGGCTTTTTACACGCTGGCGTTCGGAATAAAGAGGTTCCGCCTCAGCCGTTCATGGTTGAATACCTCGCCGAAGGGGAGGAATCTTATACGCGCTTTGAAGCGTTAGGTGGTCGTTTGGGGTTTTCGGTGGAGGAAGTTAAAGAGATGAGTCGGGTTGAGCGGCAAGAAAATAAACGGAGAGTATTGGTCGATAAATCTCGTGCCTCCAAGAAGTCGTGAGTGGGTCCGCTGGTTGAGAGCTTTAGGACGGGATGAATGATTCAGTATGAAGATGCCTTGAAGGTGGTGTTGGCGTACCTGCCTGAATTTTATATTCCTGTGGAGACGCAGTTGTGGCTGGAAGATAAGCATGAAAGTGGGTGGGGTGGTTGTCTCTTGTGGTTGGTTGGTGATCATCGATTATAAGCTATATATTGTTCCGGAGGATTGCCTGGAAAATTATGAAGTATCTGATAGATTTGAGGTTTCCAGTCCGGAATTAATTTTTTCTGTTGAAGATAAAATACTTCCATTGGGTGGGGGTAAAAGCTTTATTTTCCATAGGGCTGAATTTTCCGGCGTGATTTTGAATGTCAGTCCGGTGCGGATTGAATTGACTGAATTGGCGGTGCAGGAAAGAGGGGGTGATCTTGTTTCTATATGTCTTGATCCTGCAAGCGTCGCTGGCTATAAGGGGAGGTATGAAAGCTTTGTTTCGAAGGGGCGTCGCAATCCTTCAGGTGAGTGGCTAGATTTACTATAGATAGTAGTAGGGCTGAGGCTTGTTATTTGTAAGATATTTATTTCGATTTTTTGTTGAGGTCTGTCTGAAAGGGGAGCAGGTGGATTGCACATTGAAAGGCTTCCTGGCTAGGCGTCGTTCCGAAATTTGCTAGAGGGCAAGTTGTTGGGATTGATGCGGAGTGATTGTTGTTTGAAGGTGTAAGTTGTTTTAAGGGTTCGATAGTTTGCGTGTTTGTGTAGAGGCTGTGCTCGGGGATTCCATTGATCGTATTGAAGTTGAAATGGTTGCCGCCTAGGGAGAGGGGTCTTGATGAAATCTTCCGATTTTTATTGCGCCGGTAGCGGCAAGAAAATTCTCATGGATTCCGTGCGAAGGAAATGTTCGTGATTATCAAGGAAAATGCGATAGGAAATCAGGGCGGGTTGTGGGTTTTTCGAGGTGTGCCGTACACCGGGCGGGTGTTGACGTTCGCAAATGGTAAGTTGGTTGAAGGAAGGGTGTATGAGGATGGTTGCTATGTAGATGTCATTCGTAGCGATTTTTTTCTTGAGAGGGGGCGCGACGGTATCGAAATCGAGCGCGACTATACGGGGGAGCAATTTTACTGGGAGGGCAGGGTCTATGATGGATTTTGCTATGAGTTCATCGGCGATATTTGTGTCAGCGAGCGCTTGTATGAGTTTGGTTGGGTGATTGAGGAAGTCACGTATTTTTCAGATGGCCAACTGCATACCGTCGAGGTCGGGGAAGAGGTTCCACAGAGCTATGAGTGGTTCGAAGGCGGTGGACTGAAGGCGATGACGGCTCATCAAAATAATATTTTTATGCTCTCCTTGAAGTTTTCGTTGGAAGGGTTGGAGCGTTTGACTTTGATGGGTGACTATTTCGGCAATTTACCGAAAGTTGCCGAGCACATTAGGTTTCCTGTGTTGCGTGACAAAATAGAAATCGCCACGCTGCGGTGTGCTGGTCAGGTTTCACTCAATGGGAGTGGGATTGATGATGGTGTGGTCGATTATCTTTTCCGTGGCGAGAATGAACGGCGTATCCAAAAATTGGAGTTTGATGGTGTCAACTGCTCATCTGCGCTGCTGCAGTGCTTAAAGCGCCTTGAGCAGTTAAACGATTTGAAAGTTGTTGCGGCTGAGCGCGGGTTTGATTGTTGGCGTGATGGGTGTGCACAATTGCAGATGCTTCGCCCTGGTTGTGATGTGTATCTCAATGGAAAGGTATTGCTCCCACAGGCGTAGCCCCCATGACGTGCAGACATGAGAAATTGTCATGGAAAAAGTTTTTACGTTTGCGGAAATGACAGGGCTTGAAAAGTTTGAGACTTGGCGAACCGGCTGGCAGGAGCCTGAGTCTATTGACATATTTTCTTATGTCGGGGATGTCGTGAGTCCAGAAGATTGCTTGATTTTTTGCAAATGGCTTTTCCCGGATTTCGTTGTATTTGAGGATTCGGTGATACTGGCCATGAAGTTTGACGAGGCCGCGTTTCACGTATGGCTTGATCACTGTTCAGGCGATAAATCTGGCGTTGAAAGGATGTTGAATCATACTCATCTGTACGATGTATTTTCCGGGTGTGGATCTTCGGTCAATGAGGCGGTTTTCGAGCAACTGTCCAAGGTGCTGGCCATGTCCTGGCGAATGGTATTGAAGGATCGATTCCCTGATAGAACGTTTCAGGTGGAGGCCATCAACTCCGACCAAGAGTATGGCCCAGTGGTCGTGTTTCTTCAGGTACGAGTATCGGGCGAGTAGGTACGCATAGCGTCATCAGCTCGGAGTGGCGCCAAGGACTCAATTCTGAGTGCTGTGAATGATTGAATTATTCGGCGCTGCATTGGGCGAACCGATGAGCAAGCTGTTTTGCTCATGAAACTGCCTACCGTAGCGATCCGCCAGTCGTGTTGTTTCCGGTAGCCGGTAGTTGGGCGTCGCTTTCAAAACCCATTGGCAGGCCGTTGCCAATGAGATCCGATGGCCAATCGAAACAAACACAGGTTTGATGTTGTGCTGGGTTCGGAGCGCGGCGCCGATGATCTCGGGCCCATCGATCAAGTCTGATCTCGCCCCCCGCTCGGCGGCGGGCGTGGTGTACTCGCCGATATAGCGGCTCTTTCCACAGCCAATGGTGGGGATATCGAAAAGTACACCCAGGTGTGAGGCCAGGCCAAGCCGACGAGGATGCGCTATACCCTGGCCATCGCAGATGATCAGGTCTGGCTGGTTTTCTACCGTGGATAACAGTTTTATTATCGATGGCAGTTCG
This genomic stretch from Pseudomonas entomophila harbors:
- the nfi gene encoding deoxyribonuclease V (cleaves DNA at apurinic or apyrimidinic sites), giving the protein MHPVIQHRWDISPSDAITLQQALAKQVIKTDQLGAISRIAGIDVAYHKNNDTLIATIVVLDAETLEIIEARAWEDTSTFPYVPGLFSFRELPSIIKLLSTVENQPDLIICDGQGIAHPRRLGLASHLGVLFDIPTIGCGKSRYIGEYTTPAAERGARSDLIDGPEIIGAALRTQHNIKPVFVSIGHRISLATACQWVLKATPNYRLPETTRLADRYGRQFHEQNSLLIGSPNAAPNNSIIHSTQN